The following coding sequences are from one Shumkonia mesophila window:
- the nusA gene encoding transcription termination factor NusA, with product MSSKSTIETDAVHARPELLQVAESVARDKGIERDEVLEAMEQAIQKAGRSKYGHEHDIRATIDRSTGAIALARYLEVADPVENEATQITPEAARKRKADAALGEFLIDPLPPIDFGRIAAQTAKQVIVQRVREAERKRQFEEFKDRIGEIVNGLVKRVEFGNVIVDLGRTEALLRRDECIPREHFSNGDRVRAYIMDVREEARGPQIFLSRTHPQFMAKLFAQEVPEIYDGVIEIKSVARDPGSRAKIAVLSNDSGIDPVGACVGMRGSRVQAVVGELQGEKIDIIQWSGDPATFIVNGLAPAEVAKVVLDEEAHRIEVVVPDDQLSLAIGRRGQNVRLASQLTGWDIDILTEAEESERRQEEFNALSKLFAEALDVDDVIAHLLVTEGFSSIEEVAFVPVEDLTEIEGFDEDIAEELRERARAYLATQEEEMTRRRRELEVSDDLAKIEGLTAAILVALGEAGVKTLDDLADLARDELLEIAPNGAMNAEAADKAIMAARAHWFEGEEKPAEGGADEQAEGAA from the coding sequence ATGAGCAGCAAAAGCACCATTGAAACCGATGCCGTGCACGCTCGCCCGGAACTCCTGCAGGTCGCGGAATCCGTGGCCCGGGACAAGGGCATCGAGCGCGACGAAGTTCTGGAGGCCATGGAACAGGCGATCCAGAAGGCCGGCCGTTCGAAATACGGCCACGAGCACGACATCCGGGCTACGATCGACCGTTCGACGGGCGCCATCGCGCTGGCCCGCTACCTCGAGGTCGCCGACCCGGTCGAGAACGAGGCCACCCAGATCACCCCGGAGGCCGCCCGCAAGCGCAAGGCCGACGCCGCGCTGGGCGAATTCCTGATCGATCCGCTGCCGCCCATCGATTTCGGACGCATCGCCGCGCAGACCGCCAAGCAGGTGATCGTTCAGCGGGTGCGCGAGGCCGAGCGCAAACGCCAATTCGAGGAATTCAAGGACCGCATCGGCGAGATCGTCAACGGCCTGGTCAAGCGGGTCGAGTTCGGCAACGTCATCGTCGACCTCGGGCGGACCGAGGCGCTGCTCCGGCGCGACGAATGCATCCCGCGCGAGCACTTCTCGAACGGCGACCGGGTGCGCGCCTACATCATGGACGTGCGCGAGGAGGCGCGGGGACCGCAGATCTTCCTGTCGCGCACCCATCCGCAGTTCATGGCCAAGCTGTTCGCCCAGGAAGTGCCCGAGATCTACGACGGCGTCATCGAGATCAAGTCGGTGGCCCGCGATCCCGGCTCGCGCGCCAAGATCGCCGTGCTGTCCAACGACTCGGGCATCGACCCGGTGGGCGCCTGCGTCGGCATGCGCGGCTCGCGCGTGCAGGCGGTGGTCGGTGAATTGCAGGGCGAGAAAATCGACATCATCCAGTGGTCGGGCGATCCCGCCACCTTCATCGTCAACGGCTTGGCCCCGGCCGAGGTGGCCAAGGTGGTGCTGGACGAGGAGGCGCATCGCATCGAGGTGGTGGTGCCGGACGACCAGCTGAGCCTGGCCATCGGCCGGCGCGGCCAGAACGTGCGGCTGGCTTCGCAGTTGACCGGCTGGGACATCGACATCCTGACCGAGGCCGAGGAATCGGAGCGCCGGCAGGAGGAATTCAACGCGCTGTCCAAGTTGTTCGCCGAGGCCCTCGACGTCGACGACGTGATTGCCCATCTTCTGGTGACGGAAGGGTTCTCCTCGATCGAGGAGGTGGCCTTCGTGCCGGTCGAGGACCTGACGGAAATCGAGGGATTCGACGAGGACATCGCCGAGGAACTGCGCGAACGGGCGCGCGCCTATCTGGCCACCCAGGAGGAAGAGATGACGCGCCGTCGGCGCGAGCTTGAGGTCAGCGACGACCTGGCCAAGATCGAGGGCCTGACCGCCGCCATCCTGGTGGCGCTGGGCGAGGCCGGGGTCAAGACGCTGGACGACCTGGCCGACCTGGCGCGCGATGAACTGCTGGAGATCGCGCCCAATGGCGCGATGAACGCCGAGGCCGCCGACAAGGCGATCATGGCGGCCCGCGCCCACTGGTTCGAAGGCGAGGAAAAACCGGCCGAGGGCGGCGCCGACGAACAGGCGGAGGGTGCCGCCTGA
- the rimP gene encoding ribosome maturation factor RimP: MSVTERIEQLIAPAVEGMGFSIVRVQLSGGDRLRLQVMAERQDGQAMVVDDCADLSRAISAILDVEDPIVEAYTLEVSSPGIDRPLVRLRDFERYAGHEARIETNVSVSGHRRFRGRVLGVEGDVVRVSVEGEDIAVPFSAISKAKLVLTEELLGMSEGRQGR; the protein is encoded by the coding sequence ATGAGCGTGACGGAGCGCATCGAGCAGTTGATCGCCCCGGCGGTGGAGGGGATGGGCTTTTCCATCGTCCGCGTGCAGCTGTCGGGTGGCGACAGGTTGCGGCTCCAGGTGATGGCCGAACGTCAGGACGGCCAGGCCATGGTGGTCGACGATTGCGCCGACCTCAGCCGCGCCATCTCGGCGATCCTCGATGTCGAGGACCCGATCGTCGAGGCCTACACGCTGGAGGTAAGCTCGCCGGGAATCGACCGCCCGTTGGTGCGGCTCCGCGACTTCGAGCGGTATGCCGGGCACGAGGCGCGGATCGAGACGAACGTATCCGTCAGCGGCCACCGCCGCTTTCGCGGCCGGGTGTTGGGGGTAGAGGGGGATGTCGTGCGCGTGTCGGTGGAGGGCGAGGATATCGCCGTGCCCTTTTCCGCCATCAGCAAGGCGAAGCTGGTTTTGACCGAGGAATTGCTCGGGATGTCAGAAGGACGACAGGGACGATGA